One Fictibacillus halophilus genomic window, GCAGCCTATTTGTTAGTTAATGTTGCACTGCTTCACATATTGCCTGCATCAGAGATCGTAAGACTAGGAGAGAATTCTGCCGCATCAGCTGCAACGATTCTTTTCGGGCCACTAGGTGGGAAGTTAATAGCTGTCGGCATCGCAGTATCGATCTTTGGCTGTCTAAACGGTAAGATCTTAACCATTCCTCGTGTTCCATTTGCTATGGCAGAACGAAATCAGCTTCCGATGGCAAAAACGTTTAGCAAAGTCAGTGAAAAATATGGTACACCTATCGCTGCTACGTATTTGCAAGTCGTGATCGCGATCATCATGATGATCGTAACTGATCCAGATTATTTATCAGAAATGGCTATATTTGCTGTATATATTTTTTATATTTTTGCTTTTTATGCCGTGTTTAAACTGCGTAAACGCAATAAAGACCAAAAGCGAGTCTATAGCGTACCGTTATTTCCAGTGATTCCTTTTTCGCTATTTTAGGCTCTTTGTATATTGTAGTCGCGACTATAGTCAACGATCCTTTTGATAGTTTCACAGCTATCTTTATAACAGTTGCTGGACTGCCTGTTTTTTATTGGCTAGAGCGGAATCGAAAACAAGACTCCTTATAAGGGTCTTGTTTTTTACAGTGTAAAAAAACCCGCCTAATACATCAGGCGGGTCAGTCGAGAAATCGTTTATACGCTTAATAGTTCTTTCATTTCACGATATCGTGAGGATAGACTAGCAGGTGAAACACCATATTTTTTTGCCGTTTCTGCTTGAGTAGAAGCGATTCCTCTAATATCTTTTGACACGAGATAGTCAAGGGCAGCCGCATAAATTTCTTCTTTACGAATAGCAGGCTTGCTTTCTGTAACGTACTCGCTCCAAAGCTTTTCTGCTTCTTTTACAACTTCTGTCTCGGCATTCGCTTTAACGAGCTCCGTTACAGCATTGTATTTTTCATCTTTTAAATCAGTTGCATCTTCTGCTTTTTCAACTTTGGTAGAAGTAGCGTCAGTTTCCTTCTTCTCAGGTTGAGATTGAGGTACACCATCACTAATATCAATCAAAGCGAGCTGAAGTACAGCAGGAAATTCGCTCTTGAATGTTTCTTTTGGATCGTTTTGAGGCTGAATCTTTTCTATTGCTGCTTTTAACGGTGGTAATTCAGTCATTGGCATTTCCACATATCCAACATAAAACTCATGGTTGATACCGTTTGAAACGAGTGTTCCAAGTAGAGCACTTTCTGTTTTTGGCTTTTCAGCAGCGTTGATTGTTACATCATAAACAGCTTCTGTCCAAATATCCTGTACAGTAAAGATGAATCCAGTCTTTTGCTCTAAAACTTTATACAGAGATGGTGTTGCTGTTGTCCAGCCAGCTAGTATTTCCGCTACTTCTGGTTTAACAGAATTCTTCACTTTTTCTACATAAAGCTCTACAGGTGTTTTGTTATCCTTTATCTCTGAGCAGAAAATTTCCCAACAAACGGCAATGTTTGCGTATGTTTGTTCTTGCTCTTTAGCAACCGGGTACTTTTTCACGTACTTAGATGTACGTGCAGCTAAATCCTGCTGATAGTTTTCCAGGGCATATTTAATGAGTCCTTCTTGATGAAAGGATACTTCACGTGTTTGCTCTTCTTTATGTAAGCAACATTTTTTATATTTTTTTCCGCTGCCACAATAGCACGGATCATTTCTTCCTATCATTGACATGCTATTCCTCCAGTAAACCACTTACTTATCCTGTACATACTAGCATAAATCGGTTTTTTTTCAAACTACAAATCATCAGACACTATTTTATCATAAAAATGTCATAGAAAAAATCATTCAATAGGTTGGTTTTTTTGGGAACTGAAACCTTTTTCATATAAAAAGCGTCTAAGCGAAAAAGGGGGAATTACGATATGTGGAAGAGATGGGAATTGTGGGTATTCATTGCGGTACTTTTGTTAAGTGCATGCAGCAATGGCGGAAGTTCGAAAAGTGATAAAGCTGTAGATCGAGATAGTGGCAGCAGTCATTCAGAAGCAAAGATGGATTCTTCTACAAATGAAGAAAGTCAAAATACTAAATCAAATAAAAGTAAAGAAGAGCAACAAATGAAGAATCAAAGAAAAGTTATTTATCATGCTGATATTGAGATTACAGTGGATAATTTGCAACCTTCGATGGAAGCAGTTCGAAAAACGTTAGAGAACACCGGCGGATATATGGTGGAGTCGAACACGAGTACAGGTGAAAAGGGTTATGAATCTGGTGTGATGGTTGTTCGTGTTCCAATGAAAAGTTTTCGTCTCTTTTTAGATGATGTTCGAAGTTTAAGTAAAGGTACCCCACACGAAAATGTTCGTGGAGAAGATGTTACAGAAGAATACGTGGACCTGTCTTCACGCTTGAAAGCCAAACAACAAGTAAGAGAACGTCTTGAGGCTTTTATGAAGGAGGCACAGAAAACAGAAGACTTATTGAAGATATCAGCTGACCTTGCTGCAGTGCAGGAAGAGATAGAGCAGGTAGAGGGACGTTTGAACTTTCTAAAAAATCAAAGTGATTATTCAACCGTTACGATACAATTCGAAGTAAAGAATTTAAAAGCGCAAGAACTTCAAACAGAAGGGTTAAATACGTGGGCAAAAACGAAGGTTCTTTTTATGGATACGGTGAACTTTTTAATGTCTGCGATCTCGTTAATTGTGGTGAGTCTATTGGGATTAGCACCGATATGGCTAATCGTAGCAATTGTGCTTTATGTGTGGTGGCTTAAACGTAAAAAAGAACAAAAGAAAAAGCCGGAATCACCGACATCTTTGACTTAGAACACATGTTTTAACCTGTCAGTAACTGGGACGTCAGAAACACCCTCTGCAGCACGGATTGTTGATCCGTTTGCTGAAAGGGTGTTTTGGCTTTTACGGCACCTTTTTAAGTGGAGTGCCGTTTAAAAGCGCTAACTGAGAAACGCTTTGTATTCTGCGCTTAATCTCATAAATCGTTCTTTATCTTTTGTATCCAAGGCAATGTCAATTTCTCTCTCATAATACTCTTTGTAATAATTGTGAAGGGCCTCATCTAATACCATTTGGGCAATAAGGCTGAAGGCAAATGGGTCTCTTTTTTGTTGTTTGTATTGCACCATTTCATTTTGGTTCTTGTTAAAAGAAGCGTTTTTGTCTTTCATCCTGTTTCCCTCCTTAAAATTATCTCCCTATCCAATTAACCTTTTATGTTTCTAGGTTTCTACTAGTATACTGAGCAAGATGCTTAATGACAACCATTTTGTTTGAAAATTCAGAAAAAATTTCTTTATTGCTTCTAAAGTACCCTGTTTTCACCACCTTCTGGTAAAAATGTTAATGATTTGTCATCTTTATTTCTGGTTGCATCTTTTTGTTACAATTGTTTAATTTCTATGTTTTTTATGTTGTAATAGTGTGTTAGTTATTATTTCCCCGTATTTAAAGAGGGTTAAACTTTTTGAAACACGTAACCTAAAAAATATTGACATTATTGTTTATGTATGAGTAGGATTGTGTTAACTCAATAATGTTATTTCGCTAGGGGTGCTTATTTTAAGCTGAGAGAAGGTTGTGACCTTTGACCCTTTGAACCTGATCCAGTTCATACTGGCGTAGGGAAGCGGTGTGGATGAATAAAAGTTTCCTTTATGATTTGAAATGTAAAGCCACCCGCTAATTAGCGGGTGGCTTTTTTGCATAGACAACTAGGAGGTATGAGTATATGGGACAACTTATTAAGGTGAGTAAAGCACTTACGATCGCAGGATCAGATAGTGGAGGTGGCGCAGGCATTCAGGCCGATTTAAAGACATTTCAGGAATTAGGTGTATATGGTATGTCGGTTCTTACCGCCGTCACTGCACAGAACACGACTGGTG contains:
- a CDS encoding YecA family protein; its protein translation is MSMIGRNDPCYCGSGKKYKKCCLHKEEQTREVSFHQEGLIKYALENYQQDLAARTSKYVKKYPVAKEQEQTYANIAVCWEIFCSEIKDNKTPVELYVEKVKNSVKPEVAEILAGWTTATPSLYKVLEQKTGFIFTVQDIWTEAVYDVTINAAEKPKTESALLGTLVSNGINHEFYVGYVEMPMTELPPLKAAIEKIQPQNDPKETFKSEFPAVLQLALIDISDGVPQSQPEKKETDATSTKVEKAEDATDLKDEKYNAVTELVKANAETEVVKEAEKLWSEYVTESKPAIRKEEIYAAALDYLVSKDIRGIASTQAETAKKYGVSPASLSSRYREMKELLSV
- a CDS encoding DUF4349 domain-containing protein codes for the protein MWKRWELWVFIAVLLLSACSNGGSSKSDKAVDRDSGSSHSEAKMDSSTNEESQNTKSNKSKEEQQMKNQRKVIYHADIEITVDNLQPSMEAVRKTLENTGGYMVESNTSTGEKGYESGVMVVRVPMKSFRLFLDDVRSLSKGTPHENVRGEDVTEEYVDLSSRLKAKQQVRERLEAFMKEAQKTEDLLKISADLAAVQEEIEQVEGRLNFLKNQSDYSTVTIQFEVKNLKAQELQTEGLNTWAKTKVLFMDTVNFLMSAISLIVVSLLGLAPIWLIVAIVLYVWWLKRKKEQKKKPESPTSLT
- a CDS encoding IDEAL domain-containing protein, which gives rise to MKDKNASFNKNQNEMVQYKQQKRDPFAFSLIAQMVLDEALHNYYKEYYEREIDIALDTKDKERFMRLSAEYKAFLS